The DNA region GAGATCACGCTCCACAAGGTCGGAAGCTCTACTTTGGCCCCGCTGCCCCAAGCGATGCTCGACCGTCACCAGATCAAGCCTGGAGACAAGGTGTTCGCGGTCGATACGAATGCCGGGATCCTGATCACCACCGGCGATCCCGACGTTGCGGAGGCCATCGCGAGCTCTGACGAGATTACAGAACGCTACCGGCACGCGCTCAAGCATCTCGCGGTGTAAACGTTCTGGCGGGGCGTGAACCGAGGTGGTTCGCACGCCACCCCCGTTCGGCCCGACGCTCGCCGTCCGCAGGGGTACGCGGGCTCCTCGGCCCGTGCGGACACCCAGCACCTCGCCCCCGCTCTCCACCAACGCTTTGACGATGGGCTGCGCGCGCGGGTTTTTCCTCTCCATGACCGGCATCCGGATCCGCCACCGGCTTACGATCCATCCGCCCTCGGGCAGCTGCACGAAGTCCACGCGCCCGCCCAGCCGGGCGTCGGAGCTGGCGAAGGGCAGCCGGGTGTAGGTGTACTCCAGGTAGCGCAGGTGCCCCGTCTGCCCGTCGAGCCACAGCGTTCCCTGCACGTCCGGAAGCCGTCTGCCGCGCAGGGGAGCGAACGCCAGCCCCACCATCCCCGCCTCGGTGCCGCGGCCCCGGACCAGGCTGAAGCAGTGGTGGTCCAGAAAAGCATCGGAGAGCAGCGTGGGCGCGTCCGGGGCGCGGAACACGATGGAATCGCCCTCGACTTCCATGTAGCCGTGCGTTACCAGCCGCTCCGCGTGTGTCGCGAACGGCTGGCGGCTGTACCCCGACTGGATGATCGAGGTGGAATCGACGATCGTAAGCCGGGGCAGGGCCAGCGTCCGCCGAAACAGCCGCACCCGGAACTCGTACGCGCCAGCCCTGCCACCGAGGTGGGTGGCGTCGAGCGCTTTCCGTGCTTCGTCCCACACGCGCGCCGCCTGCTCGCCGTTCTCGGGGCGGATGGTGCACGCCCGCGGCACCCCCCGCGCGACCACCGCATCCAGCGTCACGTGCTCCGGCGACATCGACAGCTGCTGCGTTACCTGCTCCCCAACCTCCAGTGCCAGCGAGGGCGAGGCGGCGGCCGCGTACCCGACCCGCTCGGCGCGAACGCGGTAGGTTCCCGGCGCCGGAGCCTGCAGGCTGTACTGCCCCTGCCCATCGCTGAGCACGGCGTCCCGGCGCCTTTCCAGTGAGTCGACCAGCGCCACCACCGCACCCTGGACCGGCTCACCTGTCGCCCGCTCCACGACGGTGCCGCCGACGGTTTGCGGGGACAGCCGGGTGGTGGTGAGGGAGAGAGCGATGGTGAAGAGCAGCACGCGTATGCGACGTTGCATGGCTCCGCTCAGGGAAGAGGGCGACAACCCACCGCGACAGGGTGTAACGGATAGACGATGCGGATTTTGACACGCCGGCGGTCGGCCGCGGATGCACGAAGATCCGGAACGAATGCGGGGTGGATCACCATCGGTGATCCACCCCGTTTCGTCTACGTCATCGTGCTGCGCTGCTCCAGTGGCGCCGGATCCACTCGGCTACATCACCTTCGCTCATCCGATCCTCGACCGTTGCGACGACCATTGCGAAAGCGTAATCGGGAGGGGCTGTGAGCCACCGTCCATTCAGATCGAGGAACGTTACGAGGGCGGCAAACGCAATTCTCTTGTTACCGTCGATGAACCCGTGATTCTTCACGAGTCCGAACAGGTACGCGGCGGCAACATCGGCCAAGTCCACACCAGGGGTGTAGGCGAACCGGTTCATCGGCCGGCTCAAGGCGGAGTCGATCAGGTCATTCCCGCCCGCCCGGATCCCGTGAGAGCCACCGTAGTCTTCGATGAGGTCGGAATGCATCGCATCGATCATCTGGCGCGACAACCAGATCGGCTCGTCCACCGGTCACTCGGCAAGCCGGCGGAATGTCTCCGAGTACTGCTTCCGAGCCCGATCGAATGCCTGCATGGCGGCGCCGAAATTCGGGTCGGGTGTAAGCAGCACACCGCCCGGACGATCTACCGCATAGGCCGACTCACCGGGCGCGATCCCGATCCGCTCCAGAAGCTCGGGTGGGAGTGCGCCAGCGCCGACGCCCTGGGCTGGGTGAAGTGTAATCTTGGTCATCATCCCTCCTGTGTGCTGCCACCCATTCCTCGCAATCCACCGGCCACTTACTCGCCGTAGGGCACCCAGACGTTCTTGACGTGCGTGGCCTGGCGCAGGAACTCGCGGCCTTCGCCCTGCTCGGCGTCGAACCAGTCGCGCTCGCGGCCGTAGCTCACCCACGTGCGCTTCATGTTGCCGGCCGACAGGCGCTCCACATTCGCGCTTCCCTCAGCGCCGCCGAAGTACCACATCGCCTCGACGTCGTCGTGCGCGGCCAGCGTCTCCGCCAGCTCCTCGCGCTTGCCCGTGACGATATTGACCACGCCGCCCGGAACGTCGGAG from Longimicrobium sp. includes:
- a CDS encoding carboxypeptidase-like regulatory domain-containing protein; its protein translation is MQRRIRVLLFTIALSLTTTRLSPQTVGGTVVERATGEPVQGAVVALVDSLERRRDAVLSDGQGQYSLQAPAPGTYRVRAERVGYAAAASPSLALEVGEQVTQQLSMSPEHVTLDAVVARGVPRACTIRPENGEQAARVWDEARKALDATHLGGRAGAYEFRVRLFRRTLALPRLTIVDSTSIIQSGYSRQPFATHAERLVTHGYMEVEGDSIVFRAPDAPTLLSDAFLDHHCFSLVRGRGTEAGMVGLAFAPLRGRRLPDVQGTLWLDGQTGHLRYLEYTYTRLPFASSDARLGGRVDFVQLPEGGWIVSRWRIRMPVMERKNPRAQPIVKALVESGGEVLGVRTGRGARVPLRTASVGPNGGGVRTTSVHAPPERLHREMLERVPVAFCNLVRARDGLRNVGIAGGDQDPGIRIDREHLVSRLDLVTVEHRLGQRGQSRASDLVERDLLMHRGLLRV
- a CDS encoding type II toxin-antitoxin system death-on-curing family toxin, giving the protein MDEPIWLSRQMIDAMHSDLIEDYGGSHGIRAGGNDLIDSALSRPMNRFAYTPGVDLADVAAAYLFGLVKNHGFIDGNKRIAFAALVTFLDLNGRWLTAPPDYAFAMVVATVEDRMSEGDVAEWIRRHWSSAAR